In a genomic window of Quercus lobata isolate SW786 chromosome 4, ValleyOak3.0 Primary Assembly, whole genome shotgun sequence:
- the LOC115987545 gene encoding 30S ribosomal protein 2, chloroplastic: MASISSLLSPPNNLLYNPTKPLTLAPILHFQTPKKTHFQNLPNFTFSPLILSPKRSQVLFAVAEDTQVDVSSEAARKLYIGNIPRTVDNAELTRIVEEHGAVEKAEVMYDKYSGRSRRFAFATMKTVEDANAVVEKLNGTEIGGRQIKVNITEKPLSTVESSLLQVEESQFVDSPHKVYVGNLAKTVTTEILEKFFSEKGKVLSAKVSRVPGTSKSSGFGFVTFSSDEDVETAITSFNNTLLEGQRIRVNKA, encoded by the exons atggCTTCAATCTCATCCTTACTCTCACCTCCCAATAATCTCCTTTACAACCCCACAAAACCCCTTACACTCGCACCAATACTCCATTTCCAAACCcccaaaaaaacccatttcCAAAACCTTCCCAACTTCACTTTCTCACCTCTCATTCTCTCCCCCAAGCGTTCCCAAGTGCTCTTTGCTGTGGCTGAGGACACCCAAGTTGATGTGTCCTCAGAGGCTGCAAGGAAGCTCTACATTGGCAACATTCCAAGGACTGTGGATAATGCTGAGCTCACCCGGATTGTCGAAGAGCATGGTGCTGTGGAGAAGGCTGAG gtGATGTATGATAAGTACTCTGGAAGAAGCCGCCGATTTGCATTTGCTACAATGAAGACAGTTGAGGATGCAAATGCAGTAGTAGAGAAACTGAATGGAACT GAAATTGGAGGACGTCAGATCAAAGTAAACATAACAGAAAAGCCTTTGTCAACAGTAGAATCATCACTTTTGCAAGTAGAGGAATCTCAATTTGTTGATAGCCCCCACAAAGTTTATGTAGGAAATCTTGCAAAGACAGTAACCACGGAAATTCTTGAAAAGTTCTTTTCTGAAAAGGGAAAGGTTCTTAGTGCAAAGGTTTCTCGGGTTCCAGGGACCTCAAAATCCAGTGGGTTCGGGTTTGTTACATTTTCTTCAGATGAGGATGTAGAAACTGCAATCACATCTTTTAACAACACT TTGTTAGAAGGGCAACGAATTCGTGTAAATAAGGCGTAA
- the LOC115983690 gene encoding thioredoxin-like protein Clot: MPMKQLDATVSNFDTVFEKFRSEAPNNKANLILFLADKDPSTSLSWCPDCVRAEPVIYKKLETGADDVALLRAFVGDRPTWRNPQHPWRVDSRFKLTGVPTLIRWENDTIQGRLEDHEAHLENKIDALVAGK; this comes from the exons ATGCCGATGAAGCAGTTGGACGCCACAGTATCAAACTTTGACACTGTGTTTGAGAAGTTCAGATCAGAAGCACCCAATAACAAAGCCAATCTCATTCTCTTCTTGGCTGACAAAGACCCTTCTACCTCTCTCAGCTGGTGCcctg ATTGTGTTAGAGCTGAACCTGTAATCTACAAGAAGCTGGAGACAGGAGCAGATGATGTGGCACTCTTGAGAGCTTTTGTTGGAGATAGACCAACATGGCGGAATCCCCAGCATCCATGGAGAGTAGACTCAAGGTTTAAGCTGACAGGAGTTCCAACACTCATCCGCTGGGAAAATGATACTATCCAAGGTCGTCTTGAAGACCATGAAGCACaccttgaaaacaaaattgatgCCCTCGTTGCTGGCAAATGA
- the LOC115983683 gene encoding sister chromatid cohesion 1 protein 3 has protein sequence MFYSQTFLARKGPLGTVWFAAHLQHRLKKSHYTSTDISSTVDRIMFPEVPIALRMSGHLLLGVVRIYSKKVDYLFHDCNLALNLLRKAFDSINLNLPEDARKAPVQSITLPETFDLDALELNDEMNYEGAEDDHLKSLEEITLADQIPTGGEIYVAITFDEDIVMMDSSSLEVVPNSDVRLMEEDIPAPPLAKGFEEPGPSNQREALNGSLSDDRTPQNLQHDANFQDAGPSNQTETLDTRLSDDNIPQDIPEMEILRDAGHDFGLENLPPVLPDYGDNIVETNRSLNEIVNEKDILSPIMEENLMSGEKSLPFQQHSEPPTSAASEQGLEIHDTRVAFGDISPGLGIIRSTPPVQQPKARPRKRKQHFDKATVLNNKFMKKSLEDYTDLLRKKRDVPCSALGMWKLNNVRRKEQIFDQPSLTGLSMDICNIYKKDCILTKPHLVLSEEDFPDPRVASSPASTTDHPPELRVAQSPAHTTEAVLEPVAQSPVPEPDIDMEMERPRNVESQDGSNFLNEFAPTPARSMASTLRGDDFTHVTIETELLPTPDFAASTGTRRSELETPMTFLEERLGLGNTALSDIPDLMNSAELDDLYFLEADNNTPTGSQATGIVDSLSVRTRAVAQYLKRHSPIDPISEDLSGDLSLNKILEGKTRKLCARMFFETLVLKSYGLVDVQQEEPYGDISLKLTPTLSKSQF, from the exons ATGTTTTACTCGCAGACATTTTTGGCGCGAAAAGGGCCACTGGGAACAGTATGGTTCGCTGCTCATCTACAGCACCGCCTCAAAAAGTCTCACTACACCTCCACCGATATCTCCTCCACTGTTG ATCGAATCATGTTTCCGGAAGTTCCCATTGCACTGAGAATGTCGGGCCACCTTCTTTTGGGCGTTGTTCGGATATATTCAAAGAAAGTGGATTATCTGTTCCATGATTGTAATCTTGCTTTGAATTTGTTAAGAAAGGCCTTCGATTCTATAAATCTTAATTTGCCGGAGGATGCAAGAAAGGCACCGGTTCAATCGATCACTTTGCCAGAAACATTTGACCTTGATGCTTTGGAATTGAATGATGAGATGAATTATGAGGG GGCCGAGGATGATCACCTCAAGAGTCTAGAGGAGATTACGTTAGCAG ATCAAATTCCTACTGGAGGAGAGATTTATgttgccataacttttgatGAG GATATTGTAATGATGGATTCATCAAGTCTAGAGGTGGTTCCCAATTCGGATGTTAGGTTGATGGAGGAAGA CATTCCTGCACCACCTCTGGCTAAGGGTTTTGAAGAACCTGGTCCAAGTAATCAGAGGGAAGCACTAAATGGAAGCCTTAGTGATGACAGGACTCCACAAAATCTTCAACATGATGCAAACTTTCAAGATGCTGGTCCAAGTAATCAGACAGAAACACTTGACACTAGGCTTTCGGATGACAATATCCCTCAAGATATTCCAGAGATGGAAATACTGCGTGATGCTGGTCATGATTTTGGCTTAGAAAACCTTCCTCCAGTGTTGCCAGATTATGGGGACAACATAGTTGAAACAAACAGATCTTTAAACGAAATTGTGAATGAGAAGGACATCCTCTCTCCAATCATGGAAGAAAATTTAATGTCAGGGGAGAAGTCTTTACCATTTCAGCAACATTCAGAACCACCAACTTCTGCTGCCTCTGAACAGGGTCTTGAGATTCATGATACGCGTGTTGCATTTG GTGATATTTCTCCTGGACTTGGCATTATTCGATCGACTCCTCCTGTTCAGCAACCAAAAGCAAGACCAAGGAAGAGAAAGCAGCATTTCGATAAGGCGACAGTTTTGAATAATAA ATTTATGAAAAAGTCGCTTGAAGATTATACTGATTTATTGCGTAAGAAGAGGGATGTCCCTTGCTCTGCTTTGGGTATGTGGAAGTTGAACAATGTTCGTAGAAAGGAACAAATTTTTGATCAGCCTTCATTAACTG GGTTATCTATGGATATTTGTAATATATACAAGAAGGACTGCATACTTACCAAGCCTCATTTGGTTTTATCTGAGGAAGATTTTCCAGATCCTAGGGTTGCATCATCCCCTGCTTCAACAACGGACCATCCCCCAGAGTTGAGGGTTGCACAATCTCCTGCTCACACAACTGAAGCTGTCCTAGAGCCGGTTGCTCAATCTCCTGTTCCTGAACCTGACATTGACATGGAAATGGAACGTCCTCGAAATGTTGAAAGCCAAGATGGCAGCAATTTCTTAAATGAATTTGCGCCTACTCCAGCTAGATCAATGGCTTCAACTCTTAGAGGAGATGATTTTACTCATGTAACCATCGAGACTGAATTACTGCCAACACCAGATTTTGCAGCATCCACTGGCACACGTAGGTCTGAGCTGGAAACCCCAATGACATTTTTAGAGGAGCGACTAGGTTTAGGGAACACTGCTCTTTCAGATATTCCTGATTTAATGAATTCTGCAGAATTAGAT GACCTTTATTTTCTGGAGGCAGATAACAACACGCCAACAG GATCTCAAGCTACAGGAATAGTTGACTCATTGTCTGTGAGAACCag GGCTGTGGCTCAGTATTTAAAAAGACATTCTCCAATTGACCCAATCTCAGAAGACCTATCTGGAGATCTCAGTTTAAACAAGATTTTAGAAGGAAAAACCAGAAAGCTATGTGCTCGAATGTTCTTTGAGACTCTG GTTTTGAAGAGTTATGGACTTGTGGATGTACAACAAGAAGAACCTTATGGTGATATTAGTTTGAAGCTGACTCCTACATTGTCAAAGTCTCAATTTTGA
- the LOC115984434 gene encoding uncharacterized protein LOC115984434, which produces MVRTRSRATSPGPQESRGDRQSVPTVQPPSVQHVQSMAATMAELTRQNQELVRELNMRRQHRDENVGRQAQSQDERNVEFESQSRGTPSRRVPHLEREMDQMRRTMDEMKENMKRTNPVEDLVHRTDSPFVPSINAHPLPPKFKMPSLDSYDGTRDPFDHIATFKTTMHLQGVPDEIMCRAFPITLKGPARVWFSKIPPSTVTSFEELSKLFVNNFIGGQRHKRSSSSLLTIEQEENESLRSFITRFNREALAVDEMDDKLLLAAFHNGVHSDLFIHKLYEQEPQTMAELVHSAQNFMNAEDAIIAKKRKRIEKMDANPTRHSEQGPRLKKGRTEDKKDRDRKAGPSARSQQYTPLNMPFDQVLMQIKDDPSLKWLEKMKGDPNKCNRNKYCRFHRDHGHDTDECFDLKQQIENLIRQGKLRSFLGRDHKDEKLKGKAEESSRPPLGEIRVIVGGSSTVQSSRRVLVDNGSSADILYFPAFQQMKLGRDRLRPVNSPLVGFGGMKVQPVGTVTLPVVVGAYPQQVTKDVSFLVVDCSSSYNAIIGRPTLNSWKVVTSTYHLSVKFPTEYGVGQVQGDQLAARECYLAMLATDEQVQTMTIEEKRVEVEPIEVLEDIPLDERNPKKCTRVGAGLEEGIKEDLVQFLRKNIDVFAWSHEDMPGIDPNVITHRLNICPSSKPIRQKKRVFAPERDNAIKDEVQK; this is translated from the exons ATGGTCCGGACAAGGTCaagggctactagcccaggccCTCAAGAAAGCAGAGGCGACCGTCAATCGGTGCCTACCGTACAACCGCCTTCTGTCCAACACGTGCAATCCATGGCTGCTACTATGGCAGAATTGACCCGCCAGAACCAGGAGTTGGTTAGAGAACTTAACATGAGGAGGCAGCATCGCGATGAGAACGTTGGAAGACAGGCCCAGAGCCAAGATGAGAGGAATGTCGAGTTTGAAAGCCAGTCAAGGGGTACCCCTTCAAGGAGGGTGCCTCACTTGGAAAGGGAGATGGACCAAATGAGAAGAACTATGGATGAGATGAAGGAAAATATGAAGAGGACCAACCCCGTAGAGGACTTGGTTCACAGGACTGACTCCCCTTTTGTGCCTTCCATCAATGCTCACCCTTTGCCACCGAAGTTCAAGATGCCTTCCTTAGATTCATATGATGGGACGCGAGATCCATTTGACCACATTGCCACCTTCAAAACTACTATGCATCTTCAAGGGGTTCCGGATGAAATAATGTGCAGAGCTTTCCCCATTACCCTTAAAGGACCCGCACGAGTGTGGTTCAGCAAAATACCTCCGAGCACGGTAACGTCCTTCGAAGAATTAAGCAAGTTATTTGTCAACAACTTCATCGGAGGACAGAGGCACAAGCGTTCCTCGTCTAGTTTGCTGACCATAGAACAAGAGGAGAATGAAAGTTTGCGGTCGTTCATTACGCGGTTCAATAGGGAAGCTTTAGCAGTGGACGAGATGGATGACAAGCTCCTCCTGGCGGCTTTCCACAATGGGGTTCACTCTGACTTGTTCATCCACAAGCTATATGAGCAAGAGCCTCAGACCATGGCCGAACTCGTCCACTCAGCCcagaattttatgaatgcggAGGATGCtatcatagccaagaagaggaagagaattGAGAAAATGGATGCTAACCCCACTCGCCACTCAGAACAAGGTCCTCGTCTTAAGAAAGGACGAACGGAAGACAAAAAGGATCGTGACAGGAAGGCAGGCCCCTCAGCACGAAGTCAGCAGTATACGCCATTGAACATGCCATTTGatcaagtcctaatgcaaatcaaggatgatccttccttAAAGTGGCTAGAAAAAATGAAGGGCGATCCAAATAAGTGCAATAGAaacaagtattgtcgcttccatagAGACCATGGGCATGATACGGACGAATGTTTTGATCTAAAGCAGCAAATTGAGAATCTTATAAGGCAGGGGAAGCTAAGAAGTTTCCTAGGACGAGACCACAAGGATGAAAAACTTAAGGgaaaagctgaagagtcgtcACGGCCACCTCTCGGAGAAATCAGAGTTATTGTCGGAGGGAGCTCTACAGTTCAGTCGTCCAG AAGGGTACTCGTTGATAATGGAAGTTCGGCAGATATCCTGTATTTTCCAGCTTTTCAGCAGATGAAGTTAGGACGAGACCGTCTTCGTCCGGTGAATTCTCCATTAGTAGGTTTTGGTGGAATGAAGGTGCAGCCCGTGGGTACTGTTACATTACCAGTGGTAGTTGGGGCATATCCACAGCAAGTCACCAAGGACGTGAGTTTCCTGGTAGTAGACTGTTCGTCCTCCTATAATGCCATAATTGGGAGGccaactttaaatagttggaaAGTAGTTACGTCCACCTATCACCTATCAGTCAAGTTCCCAACAGAATATGGAGTAGGACAAGTGCAAGGTGATCAACTGGCAGCGAGAGAGTGTTACTTGGCTATGTTGGCCACAGACGAGCAAGTGCAGACCATGACTATTGAAGAAAAAAGGGTCGAGGTAGAACCTATTGAAGTGTTGGAAGATATTCCCTTAGACGAGAGGAACCCTAAGAAGTGTACCAGGGTGGGGGCAGGTCTAGAAGAAGGGATTAAAGAGGACCTTGTCCAGTTTTTGAGGAAGAACATAGATGTATTTGCTTGGAGTCATGAGGATATGCCTGGAATAGATCCTAATGTCATCACCCATCGCCTGAACATATGTCCATCCTCAAAGCCAATACGACAAAAGAAAAGGGTGTTTGCTCCTGAGAGAGATAATGCTATTAAAGACGAGGTTCAAAAATAG